In a single window of the Pyrococcus sp. NA2 genome:
- a CDS encoding sugar phosphate isomerase/epimerase family protein — translation MKTEVGISSTIVSEITGNGIPIDILKVNLVEIGTDDVPILIDDRINWSEVENLQTLGVSFTIHAPTSDGANVKVDLGRYSRKNIRIMEALFKIAQALDVRNIVIHGGDIKGSYHEAFINTKRQVMELATIAEEYGVKLFIENLLDTRIGAFPHELLPFLESNVSICLDTGHAYLMSVKYNVPLEEYLLLPFEHVHLHDNNGKFDEHRPIGEGLIPPNFFLGVLMSKPRTIILEIRRYSSIENVISSINLVKKSVVKLKQVTR, via the coding sequence ATGAAAACTGAGGTTGGCATATCCTCCACGATAGTCTCAGAAATAACTGGGAATGGAATTCCTATAGATATCTTAAAGGTGAACTTAGTCGAGATAGGAACCGATGACGTTCCCATCTTAATCGATGACAGGATAAATTGGAGCGAGGTTGAAAACTTGCAAACCCTGGGGGTCTCTTTCACAATACACGCTCCGACCTCAGATGGTGCTAATGTTAAGGTCGATTTGGGAAGATACTCCAGGAAGAACATACGGATAATGGAGGCATTGTTTAAGATAGCTCAAGCTCTAGACGTGAGAAACATTGTTATCCATGGAGGTGACATCAAGGGAAGTTATCACGAGGCATTCATAAACACGAAGAGACAGGTAATGGAGCTTGCAACGATAGCGGAGGAATACGGAGTGAAGCTGTTCATTGAAAATCTACTTGATACTAGGATAGGTGCATTTCCCCATGAACTTTTACCTTTTTTGGAATCAAACGTCTCAATATGCTTAGACACGGGACATGCATATCTCATGAGCGTCAAATACAATGTTCCTCTTGAGGAGTACTTATTGCTTCCCTTTGAGCATGTCCATTTACATGATAACAATGGAAAGTTCGACGAACATAGGCCGATAGGTGAAGGATTAATTCCACCAAACTTCTTCCTGGGAGTTCTGATGTCTAAGCCTAGAACGATAATCCTGGAAATAAGGAGGTATTCATCGATTGAAAATGTCATTTCCTCAATAAATCTGGTCAAGAAGAGTGTGGTGAAGCTAAAACAAGTTACTAGGTAG
- the pstC gene encoding phosphate ABC transporter permease subunit PstC produces MQLRRVLLFPVILVFGIMVLMLTVYIHNSIPIFKREGIDILTKNIWRASENPNEEYYGVLSAIWGSIYTSLIAILLAIPLSISYAVFIVDYAPRRIKHILVMISDIMAGLPTILYGIWGAFVLVPFLKNYIMKPLYDIFSPIPIFSHPPVLGFSYLSAGVLLGFMVTPFASAIIREAYSAIPFTYREAAYSIGLTRYEATKILLGYIRPAIYSGIILAFGRAIGETVAVSLVIGNTFNLSIALFAPGYTISSLIANQFGNAFIYKYMTSALFAAGLLLFLIGLIVNIIGLYLLRRWEGYGIY; encoded by the coding sequence ATGCAGCTTAGGAGGGTCCTGCTCTTTCCTGTTATTCTAGTTTTTGGCATAATGGTGCTGATGCTCACGGTTTACATTCACAATTCAATACCGATCTTCAAGAGGGAGGGTATTGACATACTAACGAAAAACATATGGAGAGCCTCTGAGAATCCAAATGAAGAATATTATGGAGTTCTATCGGCAATTTGGGGAAGCATCTACACCTCCCTCATCGCGATACTTTTAGCTATCCCCCTTTCAATATCCTATGCCGTGTTCATCGTTGATTATGCTCCCAGGAGAATAAAGCACATACTCGTGATGATCTCTGATATAATGGCAGGCCTGCCAACTATTTTATACGGTATATGGGGAGCATTTGTCCTCGTCCCATTTCTGAAAAATTACATCATGAAGCCTTTGTATGATATCTTTTCACCAATTCCCATATTCTCTCATCCTCCTGTATTGGGATTCAGCTATCTCTCGGCAGGTGTCCTCTTAGGATTCATGGTTACTCCCTTTGCCTCTGCCATAATAAGGGAGGCTTATAGTGCAATCCCATTTACCTATAGAGAAGCAGCGTATAGCATTGGGTTGACGAGATATGAGGCGACAAAAATCTTACTTGGCTACATAAGGCCAGCAATATATTCTGGCATAATACTGGCATTCGGAAGAGCCATTGGAGAAACGGTTGCTGTCAGTCTCGTTATTGGGAACACATTCAATTTGAGCATTGCCCTCTTTGCCCCTGGATACACGATATCATCGCTAATAGCAAACCAATTTGGAAATGCGTTTATATACAAATACATGACATCTGCGCTATTTGCGGCTGGATTACTTCTATTCCTAATAGGTTTAATCGTGAATATAATCGGTCTTTACCTTCTGAGGAGGTGGGAAGGCTATGGAATTTATTAG